One genomic region from Kamptonema formosum PCC 6407 encodes:
- a CDS encoding DNA cytosine methyltransferase, translated as MEAIQLSLFSSDENPISAPRQKQVKLGRYERIKRQLETDDSDPYKIFIDIKSPLLPASGYTFVDLFCGAGGMTQGLVQAGFQPVASVEANPIASATHQKNFPKCHHFCGDIKSFSPQQWLSQINSPKVHLVVGGPPCQGFSVAGKRDPNDPRNRLFKEFVRAVSEIHPWYVVMENVPGILTIQKGAVKKAICEAFDEIGYPHVSVAILEYRHRQHIEMRLSVFLHTLDNAIVGQTED; from the coding sequence ATGGAAGCAATACAATTGTCTTTGTTTTCTAGTGACGAAAATCCAATTTCAGCCCCAAGACAAAAACAAGTAAAATTAGGACGTTATGAACGCATTAAACGTCAACTAGAAACAGATGACAGCGATCCATACAAGATATTCATTGATATCAAATCGCCGTTGTTGCCTGCATCAGGTTATACCTTTGTCGATCTTTTCTGCGGTGCAGGAGGAATGACACAAGGTTTAGTACAAGCAGGTTTTCAACCTGTAGCAAGTGTTGAAGCTAATCCCATCGCTTCTGCGACTCATCAAAAAAACTTTCCTAAGTGCCATCACTTTTGTGGGGATATAAAAAGCTTTTCTCCCCAACAATGGTTAAGTCAAATCAATTCCCCCAAAGTCCATCTTGTTGTAGGTGGGCCACCATGTCAAGGTTTCTCCGTTGCGGGAAAACGTGACCCCAACGATCCTCGCAATCGTCTATTCAAAGAGTTTGTCCGCGCTGTCTCTGAAATACATCCTTGGTATGTTGTTATGGAAAATGTCCCAGGAATTTTGACAATACAGAAAGGTGCTGTTAAAAAAGCAATTTGCGAGGCTTTTGATGAAATTGGCTATCCTCATGTTTCCGTTGCAATTCTTGAATACCGCCACCGCCAGCATATTGAGATGAGGCTATCTGTTTTCCTTCACACTCTCGACAATGCCATTGTTGGTCAGACAGAAGATTAA
- a CDS encoding YifB family Mg chelatase-like AAA ATPase: MLARVWSASIVGIDAVKVGVEVDVSGGLPKIVVVGLPDTAVQEAKERVKATLKNAGYAFPMRSIVINLTPADLRKEGPSFDLSIAVGILAASEQVNADLLGDYLFLGELSLDGSLRPVAGVLPIAAAAKKMGIAGLILPAANAQEAALIEGLSVYGFENIFAVTDFLNNPNCYSPMEVDARKELATTQFNTLDLKDVKGQAHARRALEIAAAGGHNLIFVGPPGSGKTMLARRLPGILPPLSFDEALEVTQIHSVAGLLKDRGRLISDRPFRSPHHSASGPSLVGGGSFPRPGEISLAHRGVLFLDELTEFKRDVLEFLRQPLEDGQVTISRTRQSVVFPAQFTLVSSTNPCACGYYGDPIQQCTCSPQKREQYWAKLSGPLMDRIDLQVAVNRLKPEEITRQSTGEESEPVRVRVQEARSRARERFKLESNLRCNAEMQSRHINKWCQLDDASRNLLEGAIRKLGLSARASDRILKVARTIADLGRDESLKSNHVAEAIQYRTIDRMQ; this comes from the coding sequence ATGTTAGCTAGGGTTTGGAGCGCATCTATTGTTGGCATAGACGCTGTAAAGGTAGGCGTTGAGGTTGATGTATCGGGAGGACTGCCTAAAATTGTGGTGGTGGGTCTACCTGATACTGCTGTCCAAGAAGCCAAAGAAAGGGTAAAAGCAACTCTGAAAAATGCTGGTTATGCGTTTCCAATGCGGAGTATAGTGATTAATTTAACTCCCGCAGATTTGCGAAAGGAAGGGCCAAGCTTTGATTTGTCAATCGCAGTGGGAATTTTAGCAGCTTCGGAACAAGTTAATGCAGATTTGTTAGGAGATTATTTATTTTTAGGAGAACTTTCTCTGGACGGAAGTTTGCGCCCTGTTGCTGGAGTTTTGCCCATTGCTGCTGCGGCAAAAAAAATGGGTATTGCGGGATTGATTTTGCCTGCTGCGAATGCACAAGAGGCCGCATTGATTGAAGGCTTATCTGTTTATGGTTTCGAGAATATATTTGCAGTTACAGATTTTTTGAATAATCCAAACTGCTACTCACCGATGGAAGTAGATGCTAGGAAAGAATTAGCTACTACACAATTTAATACTTTAGATTTAAAGGATGTAAAAGGACAGGCTCATGCTCGTAGGGCTCTAGAAATTGCTGCCGCTGGTGGGCATAATTTAATTTTTGTTGGGCCGCCTGGTAGTGGTAAAACTATGTTAGCAAGACGTTTACCTGGAATCTTACCACCACTGAGTTTTGATGAAGCTTTAGAAGTAACTCAAATTCATTCTGTGGCGGGGTTGCTGAAGGATAGAGGAAGGCTAATTAGCGATCGCCCTTTTCGCAGTCCTCATCATTCTGCTTCTGGCCCTTCTCTTGTTGGTGGTGGGAGTTTTCCTCGTCCGGGGGAAATCTCTTTAGCTCACCGAGGTGTGCTTTTTCTAGATGAATTGACGGAATTTAAACGGGATGTTTTGGAGTTTTTACGGCAGCCGCTAGAAGATGGTCAAGTTACAATTTCTAGGACTAGACAATCTGTTGTATTTCCCGCACAATTTACCTTGGTTTCTAGTACCAATCCTTGCGCTTGTGGTTATTACGGCGATCCTATTCAACAGTGTACTTGTTCGCCGCAAAAAAGAGAGCAATACTGGGCAAAACTTTCTGGGCCTTTGATGGATAGAATTGATTTACAAGTAGCTGTGAATCGTTTGAAACCAGAGGAAATCACCCGTCAGTCTACGGGGGAAGAGTCGGAACCAGTGCGAGTAAGAGTACAGGAGGCGCGATCGCGAGCACGGGAAAGGTTTAAATTAGAATCTAATTTGCGTTGTAATGCGGAAATGCAGAGCCGTCATATTAATAAATGGTGCCAGTTAGATGATGCTTCTCGGAATTTATTAGAAGGGGCAATTCGGAAATTGGGGCTGTCTGCGAGGGCCAGCGATCGCATTTTGAAAGTGGCGAGGACTATTGCAGATTTAGGGAGGGATGAAAGTTTGAAAAGTAATCATGTTGCGGAGGCGATTCAGTATCGTACAATAGATAGGATGCAGTAA
- a CDS encoding PAS domain S-box protein — protein MKALSLSNHKVFRLDDLRLYQLLGSAPEASFDDLTILAAHLCQAPIAFISFIDANHQWLKSEVGMEEGTAHRYLDFCEHAIRRNEERQEGEQTSPLLPQTETAFASANTHNHLAIVPDASTDKRFANHPLVTSNPGVKFYVGLPIVAPEGLTVGILSVMDFTPRELTENARNALQALARQVAGMVDLRRKLVNLGGKVLRLEDIINDRKEVWEVVRSERDFFSTALNTVGALVVILDTNFKIVRFNRTSERVTGYSASEVEGKYLWALFEVAETSELKSTFEALRNNKDSKLDRQLPKQYENYCQTTDGSRRWIAWSNTTIEDAKGTVKYIICTGIDITERRAVEAEIHKSQKLLKSIVENIPHTIFVKEAEKLTFVSFNQAGAELIGYEKEQLIGKNDYDFFPKTEADFFISKDREVLANGQMLDIPEEQIQTKNKGLRILHTQKIPIFDETGKPEYLLGISEDITEGKQAEETLILLERAISASSNGIVITDNTQPDNPIIYCNAAFEKMTGYSRSEVIGRNCRFLQSTDAESEKARQKIREALRLEQECHVILKNYRKDGTYFWNELAISPVRDSRGRLTHFVGVQTDITDRKQAEEALKESEERYRLLAENSTDLISRHTPEGIYLYVSPACHTLLGYTPEEMLGRSAYEFFHPEDLAALQKIHLHTLNSREIYTISYRIRRKDSSYIWFETTCHSIWDLNSERVQQLVAVSRDITERKLTEASLWERSRLSILEAEVGAALGGGGTISAILNLCTEAMIQHLDATGVGIWTFNQQAKQLELQASSGVGTGDWANFWYPEEGKRQKAEGRGKGEEQTQELLTLLTQNGVGVAYPQGLTLPGTNSSLDAQNSLNSSNSKPVSIAGTTKPSQNREALSGGKQSLTNQNSFASAAVPITYPLIVEERLVGVMALIASKPVTEGVREVLGWVALAIAVAIDRVKAREELNSRREGLLFRLASQIRDSLDLDTILGTAVNEIRSLLQIDQCHFLWYLPGGTHQLSFAVTHEAGNPKLQHRLLEYPPAQVNLLAEKIRDRQTVRIDDVELDTDLDPEIRAFLRTTQISSQLLLPLETRSGQLGAVVCNHYSGRRDWKDSEVELLHAVVDQLAIAIDQAELYAQTRAAALAAQTQAFHLSDALQSLQQKEAQLIQNEKMSSLGQMVAGVAHEINNPVNFIYGNLTYCEEYVKDILQVLRIYQKHYPNPVPEVKTLTEAIDLDFLVEDLPKILSSMEMGAERIRQIVLSLRNFSRLDEAEMKPVDIHEGIESTLLILHNRLKSKGKNSGIEIIKELGILPRVECYAGQLNQVFMNVIGNAIDALENQPEPRTIRIITGVMAGEEFSQSAFPNPEYVVIRIQDSGAGISDKVKNRLFDPFFTTKPVGKGTGLGLSISYQIVVEKHGGIFKCISEPGQGAEFWIQIPVRPPYHLRPQS, from the coding sequence ATGAAAGCACTATCGCTAAGTAATCACAAAGTGTTCAGGCTCGACGACCTCCGTCTATACCAGCTCCTTGGCTCTGCTCCCGAAGCTTCCTTCGACGATCTGACGATCTTGGCTGCTCATTTATGCCAAGCTCCGATCGCTTTCATCAGCTTTATTGATGCTAACCACCAGTGGTTAAAGTCAGAAGTTGGCATGGAGGAAGGAACCGCACACCGCTACCTAGATTTCTGCGAACACGCCATTAGGCGGAATGAGGAGAGACAAGAGGGAGAGCAGACTTCCCCTTTGCTCCCCCAAACAGAGACAGCATTCGCAAGTGCAAATACTCACAACCACTTAGCGATCGTGCCGGATGCCTCAACAGACAAGCGGTTTGCCAATCACCCTCTCGTCACCTCCAACCCCGGCGTAAAATTTTATGTGGGTCTGCCGATTGTCGCTCCCGAAGGACTAACTGTAGGCATATTGTCTGTCATGGACTTTACGCCGCGAGAATTGACAGAAAATGCTAGAAATGCACTTCAAGCATTAGCTCGGCAAGTGGCTGGCATGGTAGACTTACGGCGTAAATTAGTCAATCTGGGAGGCAAAGTTCTCAGGCTCGAAGACATCATCAACGATCGCAAAGAAGTTTGGGAGGTAGTGCGATCGGAGCGCGATTTCTTTTCCACCGCACTTAACACCGTCGGTGCATTAGTCGTGATTCTCGATACAAATTTTAAAATTGTCCGCTTTAACCGCACCTCCGAGCGCGTAACTGGCTACTCAGCTTCCGAGGTAGAAGGCAAATATCTCTGGGCATTATTCGAGGTTGCTGAGACTTCAGAATTAAAATCTACTTTTGAGGCGCTTCGCAATAATAAAGACAGCAAGTTAGATAGACAACTACCCAAACAATACGAAAACTACTGCCAAACAACCGACGGCTCTCGCCGCTGGATTGCCTGGTCAAATACAACGATCGAAGACGCAAAAGGTACTGTAAAATATATAATCTGCACGGGGATCGACATCACAGAGCGGCGAGCGGTGGAAGCGGAAATTCACAAATCCCAAAAGTTACTCAAATCGATCGTCGAAAATATTCCCCATACAATTTTTGTCAAAGAAGCGGAAAAACTGACATTTGTTAGCTTCAATCAAGCCGGAGCAGAACTGATCGGCTATGAGAAAGAACAATTAATTGGCAAGAACGATTATGATTTCTTCCCCAAAACAGAAGCAGATTTTTTTATAAGTAAAGACCGAGAAGTTTTAGCCAATGGTCAGATGTTAGATATCCCGGAAGAACAGATCCAAACTAAAAATAAAGGTTTGAGAATACTACATACCCAAAAAATACCTATTTTCGATGAAACAGGCAAACCAGAATATTTATTAGGCATTTCTGAAGACATTACCGAAGGCAAACAAGCAGAGGAAACTCTGATCTTGCTGGAGCGTGCGATCTCAGCCAGCAGCAACGGCATCGTGATTACCGACAATACTCAACCAGACAACCCAATTATTTACTGCAATGCAGCCTTTGAAAAAATGACAGGCTACTCCCGCTCAGAAGTAATTGGACGCAACTGCCGATTTTTACAATCTACAGATGCCGAAAGTGAAAAAGCCCGCCAAAAAATTCGGGAGGCTCTGCGCTTGGAGCAAGAATGTCATGTAATTTTAAAGAATTATCGCAAAGATGGGACTTATTTTTGGAATGAACTAGCAATTTCCCCAGTCAGAGACTCAAGGGGTCGCTTGACGCATTTTGTTGGCGTACAAACTGATATCACCGATCGCAAACAAGCAGAAGAAGCACTCAAAGAAAGTGAGGAACGCTACCGCTTGTTAGCAGAAAACTCCACAGATTTGATTTCTAGGCACACACCAGAAGGAATTTACCTCTATGTTTCCCCAGCTTGCCATACTTTACTGGGATATACGCCGGAAGAAATGCTAGGACGTTCAGCTTACGAGTTTTTCCACCCAGAAGATTTAGCCGCGCTGCAAAAAATCCATCTCCACACCTTAAACTCTAGAGAAATTTACACAATTAGCTACCGCATTCGCCGCAAAGATAGTAGCTATATCTGGTTTGAAACTACTTGTCACTCGATTTGGGATCTAAATAGCGAGAGAGTACAACAACTGGTAGCAGTCTCGCGAGACATCACCGAACGCAAGCTTACAGAGGCTTCGTTGTGGGAGCGATCGCGCCTGTCAATCTTGGAAGCTGAGGTAGGCGCAGCATTAGGAGGTGGTGGGACAATATCCGCAATCCTGAATCTGTGCACAGAGGCGATGATACAGCACCTTGACGCTACAGGTGTAGGTATCTGGACTTTTAACCAACAGGCCAAGCAGTTAGAGTTGCAGGCTTCGTCAGGAGTGGGGACGGGGGATTGGGCGAACTTCTGGTATCCTGAAGAAGGCAAAAGGCAGAAGGCAGAAGGCAGAGGAAAGGGGGAAGAGCAAACGCAGGAATTGTTGACTCTTTTAACTCAAAATGGCGTTGGCGTTGCCTACCCGCAAGGTTTAACCTTGCCAGGAACGAACTCATCTCTGGACGCTCAAAACTCTCTAAACTCTTCTAATTCAAAACCGGTAAGCATTGCGGGTACAACGAAACCATCTCAAAACCGGGAAGCATTGTCTGGTGGGAAGCAATCTCTGACCAATCAAAACTCCTTTGCTTCCGCAGCAGTCCCGATTACTTATCCGTTAATTGTGGAAGAACGGTTAGTGGGGGTAATGGCTCTGATCGCTAGTAAACCTGTGACGGAAGGGGTGCGAGAGGTACTGGGGTGGGTAGCTTTAGCGATCGCAGTGGCGATCGATCGGGTGAAAGCGCGGGAAGAACTTAATAGCCGCCGCGAGGGTTTGCTGTTCCGTCTGGCGAGTCAAATTCGGGATTCCCTCGACCTCGATACTATTTTGGGAACGGCGGTGAATGAGATTCGCAGTTTGTTACAGATCGATCAGTGTCATTTTCTGTGGTATTTGCCGGGAGGGACGCATCAGTTGAGCTTTGCTGTCACCCACGAGGCGGGGAATCCTAAATTACAGCATCGGCTTTTGGAGTATCCGCCGGCACAAGTGAATTTGCTAGCCGAGAAAATTCGCGATCGCCAGACGGTAAGGATTGATGATGTAGAATTGGACACTGATTTAGACCCCGAAATCCGGGCTTTTTTACGCACTACCCAGATCTCATCGCAACTGCTGCTACCATTGGAAACGCGATCGGGTCAATTGGGGGCGGTGGTTTGCAATCACTACAGCGGCCGCCGGGATTGGAAGGATTCGGAAGTGGAATTACTGCACGCTGTGGTCGATCAATTGGCGATCGCGATCGACCAAGCAGAACTTTATGCTCAAACCCGCGCTGCGGCCTTGGCGGCTCAAACTCAGGCTTTCCACCTCAGCGATGCTTTGCAGAGTTTGCAGCAAAAAGAAGCTCAGCTCATCCAGAATGAAAAAATGTCTTCTCTGGGTCAAATGGTAGCAGGTGTCGCCCATGAGATTAATAATCCCGTTAATTTTATCTATGGCAATCTGACTTACTGTGAGGAGTACGTTAAAGATATCTTGCAAGTGTTACGCATTTATCAGAAACACTACCCCAATCCGGTTCCAGAAGTTAAAACTTTGACCGAAGCGATCGATCTAGATTTTTTGGTCGAGGATTTGCCGAAAATCTTATCTTCAATGGAGATGGGTGCTGAACGGATTCGCCAGATTGTGCTCTCTCTGCGGAATTTCTCGCGGTTAGATGAGGCTGAAATGAAGCCGGTGGATATCCACGAAGGAATTGAGAGCACTCTACTGATTTTACACAACCGCTTGAAATCTAAGGGTAAGAATTCGGGAATAGAGATAATTAAGGAATTGGGGATTTTGCCGAGAGTAGAGTGTTATGCGGGACAATTGAATCAAGTGTTTATGAATGTGATTGGGAATGCGATCGATGCTTTGGAAAATCAACCAGAACCTCGGACAATTAGGATTATTACTGGGGTGATGGCTGGGGAGGAGTTTTCTCAATCTGCTTTCCCCAATCCTGAATATGTGGTGATTCGGATTCAGGACAGCGGGGCAGGAATTAGCGATAAAGTCAAAAATCGGCTGTTTGACCCCTTCTTTACTACGAAGCCCGTAGGTAAGGGTACAGGCTTAGGCTTGTCGATTAGCTATCAGATTGTGGTAGAGAAACACGGCGGCATTTTCAAATGTATCTCCGAGCCGGGGCAAGGAGCGGAGTTTTGGATTCAGATCCCGGTGCGGCCGCCATACCATCTCCGACCTCAAAGTTAA
- the purB gene encoding adenylosuccinate lyase, whose protein sequence is MIDRYTLPEMGEIWTDTAKLKTWLQVEIAVCEAQAELGYIPAEAVEEIKAKANFDPKRVLEIEAEVRHDIIAFLTNVNEYVGDAGRYIHLGLTSSDVVDTALALQLVKSADILLERLECLSQAIRYQAQKHRDTVMVGRSHGIHAEPITFGFKLAGWLAEVCRNRERLVRVRSSIAVGKISGAVGTYANIDPKVEAISCQNLGLEPDTASTQVISRDRHAEYVQTLALIAASIERFAVEIRNLQRTDVLEVEEFFSKGQKGSSAMPHKRNPIRSERLTGLARIIRGHAVAALENVALWHERDISHSSVERIILPEASTLTHFMLSEITDLVKNLLVYPENMKRNMNIYGGVIFSQRVLLALVEKGMNREEAYKIVQSCAHEAWNKNSGNFHDLIAKDSHVTACLTAKEIEDCFDPQYQLRHLDQIYQRLGI, encoded by the coding sequence GTGATCGATCGCTACACTCTGCCCGAAATGGGCGAAATCTGGACAGACACAGCCAAGCTCAAAACATGGCTGCAAGTAGAAATCGCAGTCTGCGAAGCACAAGCCGAACTCGGCTACATCCCCGCCGAAGCAGTCGAAGAAATCAAAGCTAAGGCTAATTTTGACCCTAAGCGCGTCCTAGAAATTGAAGCCGAAGTCCGCCACGATATCATCGCATTTTTGACAAATGTGAATGAATATGTAGGCGATGCAGGCCGCTATATTCACCTCGGTTTAACGAGTTCTGATGTTGTAGATACTGCTTTAGCTCTGCAACTGGTAAAGAGTGCTGATATCTTACTAGAACGCCTAGAATGTTTGAGTCAAGCTATTCGCTATCAGGCTCAAAAACACCGAGATACTGTGATGGTGGGACGCTCTCACGGGATTCATGCTGAGCCTATTACTTTTGGCTTTAAACTAGCAGGATGGTTGGCAGAAGTTTGCCGTAATCGCGAAAGATTGGTGCGAGTTCGCTCCTCTATTGCTGTTGGTAAAATATCCGGTGCAGTCGGAACCTATGCCAATATTGACCCCAAAGTAGAAGCTATTTCCTGCCAAAATCTGGGACTAGAACCTGATACTGCATCTACTCAGGTAATTTCGCGCGATCGCCACGCCGAATATGTCCAAACTTTAGCTCTGATCGCTGCATCTATCGAGCGTTTTGCAGTAGAAATTCGGAACCTCCAACGAACAGATGTTCTGGAAGTTGAAGAATTCTTTTCTAAAGGGCAAAAAGGCTCGTCAGCTATGCCTCATAAACGCAACCCTATCCGCTCTGAACGGCTGACAGGACTGGCAAGAATTATCAGAGGTCATGCCGTAGCAGCTCTAGAAAATGTTGCTTTATGGCACGAACGTGATATCTCTCATAGTTCCGTAGAACGAATAATTTTGCCAGAAGCTTCGACCTTAACGCACTTCATGTTATCGGAAATTACCGACTTAGTAAAAAACTTGCTGGTTTATCCAGAAAACATGAAGCGGAATATGAATATTTACGGAGGAGTTATCTTTAGCCAGCGGGTACTTTTAGCCCTGGTAGAAAAGGGAATGAACCGGGAAGAAGCATATAAAATTGTCCAATCCTGTGCTCATGAAGCCTGGAACAAAAACTCAGGAAATTTCCACGATCTAATTGCCAAAGATAGTCACGTTACTGCTTGTTTGACAGCAAAAGAAATTGAAGATTGCTTCGATCCGCAGTATCAACTAAGGCATTTAGACCAAATTTATCAGCGCTTAGGGATCTGA
- a CDS encoding helix-turn-helix domain-containing protein, whose translation MNQSKKKILRALGHLVRQRRTALGISQEELGLRANLDRTYISGVERGVRNPSLTALTSLAKGLDLTVSNLLNNLEIVVENIE comes from the coding sequence ATGAATCAATCGAAAAAAAAGATTCTTCGTGCTTTAGGTCATCTCGTAAGGCAACGCAGGACAGCTTTGGGAATTTCGCAAGAAGAACTGGGACTGCGGGCTAACTTAGACCGCACTTATATATCTGGAGTCGAACGCGGAGTAAGAAATCCCTCCCTGACAGCACTTACAAGTCTTGCTAAGGGTCTAGACCTAACCGTTTCTAATCTTCTTAACAATCTAGAAATAGTGGTGGAAAACATAGAATGA
- a CDS encoding M15 family metallopeptidase — translation MKLSNFGLSNFGKYLIIFLVVLLSVISINLTIVRATDPPTVINDEASPISKPTESMPLYQVPSWARTIDIRTVNPNIRLDIRYATTNNFLKRKLYSVARCALRASVAQRLSRVQENVQKIGLSLKVYDCYRPLSVTKQMWAAMPDSRYVANPARGSRHNRGAAVDLTLVDRSGKELEMPTGFDDFTEKAHRDYLGGSVQSRKNSQLLERVMKAQGFVSLSTEWWHFDSEDWEKFSLLDVPLQAIR, via the coding sequence ATGAAATTGAGTAACTTTGGATTGAGTAACTTTGGTAAATATTTAATAATATTTCTGGTCGTGTTGTTATCTGTAATAAGTATAAACTTGACTATTGTCCGAGCCACCGATCCACCTACAGTAATAAATGATGAAGCTTCACCCATCTCGAAACCAACTGAAAGTATGCCACTTTATCAAGTTCCTAGTTGGGCAAGAACGATCGATATCCGCACAGTAAACCCTAATATACGCCTAGATATCCGCTATGCGACCACCAATAATTTCTTAAAGAGAAAGCTGTATTCTGTCGCACGATGTGCATTAAGAGCAAGTGTTGCTCAAAGGCTGTCGCGAGTTCAAGAAAATGTGCAAAAAATAGGACTCAGTTTAAAAGTTTATGACTGCTACAGACCGCTATCAGTTACTAAGCAAATGTGGGCAGCTATGCCAGATTCGCGCTACGTTGCCAATCCTGCTAGAGGTTCGCGACACAATCGGGGTGCGGCTGTCGATCTTACCCTCGTAGATCGCAGTGGTAAAGAACTAGAAATGCCTACAGGATTCGATGATTTTACTGAAAAAGCTCATAGAGATTATTTAGGTGGCAGCGTTCAATCTAGGAAAAATAGTCAATTACTTGAAAGGGTGATGAAAGCCCAGGGATTTGTATCTCTATCAACTGAATGGTGGCATTTTGATTCAGAAGATTGGGAAAAGTTTTCACTTCTTGATGTACCTCTGCAAGCAATTCGTTAA
- a CDS encoding response regulator — translation MPGSESLMPTILAVDDSTVMQGLVKQALGKDFRVLVTDNAVDALSMIYHEKVAVLLLDVSMPGIDGLELCRTVRSLPQFHKLPIVMLTARDGAFDKVQGRLAGATEYLTKPFDAEKLRVVVGKFVNIC, via the coding sequence ATGCCTGGAAGTGAAAGTTTGATGCCGACTATCTTAGCAGTGGATGATAGCACTGTTATGCAAGGACTTGTGAAACAGGCGTTAGGCAAAGATTTTCGGGTGTTGGTAACGGACAATGCAGTGGATGCTTTGTCGATGATTTACCATGAAAAGGTAGCCGTGTTGTTGTTGGATGTTTCGATGCCGGGTATTGATGGGTTGGAACTCTGCCGCACGGTACGCAGTTTACCTCAGTTTCATAAATTACCGATCGTGATGCTGACGGCGCGAGATGGAGCTTTTGATAAGGTACAGGGACGTTTGGCGGGGGCAACGGAATATTTGACCAAGCCTTTCGATGCTGAGAAACTGCGCGTAGTTGTGGGTAAGTTTGTCAATATCTGTTAA